gatctgtgatcgacaataacgattgcaatcgttacattttacctttactGAGGACTCGGTGTTACAAgctggtgaaaaacacacattacagtgtccTTCACAGCGATGTCCCAATCGGTTACTATATGCGgtgtaacagtaattacacagataggctgcacccagaaaacctttcaagttaacaataccatagaaatgattctcatgaagaaacagaaatacagttttgctttttgctcgagtatctgtttggtgattcaggaacacatccttttgaggacatctgtaccagaccacaattttaacatctaaagcctgttcaaatttatctatgtcCGCAAACGACACCGTTTGATGTTCACTTAATCCCAcactctgttgaagttttaaagcctcagccatacacGTATCATAGGCACCCCTGAATTCTGGAAATAACAAGCTCAGAACGCTGTAGGGaaaacataattgattgtctctgttgtaacatataatcagatgcttggctttttttctaataagctcacttttcattaaggtctgcAAACCTCTCCTAACACCACCTCCTTCCGGACACCTAATAACCTGGACAATCAACATCAAAGAGTCATCAGCTaaaatttcactatgactttgaaggagagcttcaatctgactgagaaagtcgtctagacttaaattgtctccagtcatttttacatacactggtatatcTAAGGATCCTGCTCTCAATTCAAGCTGAACGACGTCTGAAGGTCTTAGCGttctagaaacctcactcaacatattctctaacgtttcaTGCAACACAGTAAAAACTTCGGCGTAGGAATCCAAGtcatacagatgtgtaaagttaagaggGTGTTTCAATTCGATATTGTTAAACATAGGTCTATGCCGAAGCTGTACACCTTCCCCACCAATTCTATCACCGTCACTACCCCTATGGGGGGCCTGTAAACCTGAAGGACCTGCCACTTGATCATCATGTACTACACCACCCCCCGggacttttatgctaaaagaATCATCCTGACAAGCCCCACTGTTTAAGCCTTCTCCTATTTGGTTTTCCCTATCATCTACACTCTCGGTAGTAACATGATTTTCTCTAGCCATTTCTTGCAAAAGCTTATCCAAAGAGtcaaaattgatctgagtcaatttagcatcattaatAAACCCAGGGCTCTGGGAGTTATTGTGGTCTATATTAGTAGCGTTGTCATTTATCAGGGCACTATCTGTAAAAATTTCATCAATCAACGCCCTGAATGACGGTAAAATATATGcgttataatttaaatcatttaatagtttGTCTAGATAGTCAAAATTCTCAAAACCGGTTAAATTTTGGGGGTGAACAGTGGGTGGGCTGCCACAGGGGGCTGGAGACATACTAGGTGTATGGGAATTTGTTGAGGGGTCAGAATTTAAGGTATTTTGGGGAATGATTACAGAATTAACCACAGAATTTGACACCGTTTGACTCGGATCAATTGAAaccgttttatttttttgaacaccTGTCACAGCAACATCATTGTCAGAATCATCGTCAACAGTAATTTCAATATGTTTCCTTTTACAAGTTTTTTTGCGATGTGGCTCCATTGTAGCTCTACAAATACAATGCTACTGTTTTAAGAAACCCAGTGTTTTCAATAGGGTAATTAACGTTTGTATATTCTGAGCCACTTCTGGGTCAGAAACTAGAGCCCTTATAGCCGGATGTCTGTAAATGATCTGTTCTATTGTCAGATGTACATGTTTCAATAACTCAACGTTGTGATACCTAGTAGTAGCTGAAGTTGAGGGGCGCGTAGGTTTTAGCTTTTGTGATACTTCGGAGACTGTGGGGATGGCTCTTGATTGCTGCGATGCGTGAAACCTTCGGCAATTTTTACGAGGCCTTTTAGACTTTGGGTCCCTGATGAATGATGTTTCGTCCCCGGAAGATTCACTGTCCACAGGAACGCTACGTCTAGGGGGCCGTTCTAAATGAAAAATATACAatcaaaatacattaacaaatgtCTAGTGAAATAtttaacatactttttaaaattgcttcatttttaaataggtacttacttttgagaggtcttttttcagatttttgctTATCAGAAGGATCTAAGGGAGTCTTTGCATGTATAACTAAGCCCTCTGATGTACTGGCAACGTCGTTCCTTTCGGGTTTTTCAGCAtcttctaaaataatataaatggttgaatatgaatgttttattaacctaaaaataattaatattaattataaaacaaacatattttattaatctataaaaCAATATTGGTCATACTTTTTGACACTTCAGAGTCTGACGGTAGGTTGCTGAAAGATGTCATGAAGTACTGTTCCAATTGCTCAGCATCTTCAACGTAGTCAGATtctaaaaaaacagaatgaatcagctatatttttaaaatgaaatcataataaaataaaaacaataacaaaaataatgtctataaactgtaataataattatacatcttgtaatatctatatataataataataattacatttctgtatttgctATTAATAAACAGACATAAATAAGGTTACTATTGTACTTACTTTCAGCATTCACTGAGTCTTCAGGAACAACTAGAGTGGCCTGTATCTCTGGGTGTGCGGTCTCTCCAAAGCCTTGTTCTGTAATTTAAAGGATGTGTGAAAAGtcggagaacaaaaaaaaaaaaaaaaaaaaaaaaaaagatcgcgATATTTTGGTTTAGCGAATGAAAAAACTCAGCAATTTGACTCTCCAAAAACCAAGTAGGTGAGAGAGGAATGATGGTATGTGAGAGAGGAATGATGGTAGGTGAGAGAGGAATGATGGTAGGTGAGAGAGGAACGATGGTTGGTGAGAGAGGAACGATGGTCGGAGGCTGTTCAATTACTTCCTCCtggtgtgaaattaaatgttcttctaTAAGTTCGTCAAAATCTATAAATATGaacaaatgtataatttaaaataaataaataaataaataaataaataaataaataaataaataaataataataataataataataataataataataataataataataataataacaccaataataataataataataacaatagtaataataataataataataataataacaataacaccaataataataataataacaccaataataataataataataataataataataataataataataataataataataacaccaataataataataataacacctataataataataataataataataataataataataataataataataataataataacaccaataaTAAACAcctataataatgataataacaacaacaacaacataataataataataataataataataataataataataataataataataataataataacaccaataaTAAACAcctataataatgataataacaacaacaacataataataataataataataataataataataataataacaccaataataataataataacacctataataataataataataataataataataataataataataataataataataataataataataataataataacaccaataaTAAACAcctataataatgataataacaacaacaacaacataataataataataataataataataataataataataataataataataataataataataatacaccaataataataataataacaccaataataataataataataataataataataataataataataataataacaccaataataataataataataataaacacctataataatgataataacaacaacaacaacaacataataataataataataataataataataataataataataataataacaccaataataataataataataacaccaataataataataataataataataataataataataataataataacaccaataataataataataataataaacacctataataatgataataacaacaacaacaacataataataataataataataataataataataataataacaccaataataataataataataataaacacctataataatgataataacaacaacaacaacataataataataataataataataataataacaccaataataataataacaccaataataataataaacacctataataataataataacaacaacaacaacaacaccaacaacataataataataataataataataataataataataataataataataataataataataataataatacaggcctaAAATTCACCCTGTTAAAGCATGTATTTATAGTAGCATGCATATCTCTGAGTTACAAGAATCAtcttaacttttaaaataaaacgccgttttttttgttttttaaaagtttatacTGTAAACAGTTTACATAGTAAGCCAAACCAGATCGTGCCGGCTGTCAAAACATCAAGACTAGCGGCTAAGTTATAAacgcatttttaaaaaacatacatttcgCTGTTAAGACAGTATTTATGCATTAAAACATAACGTCACATACCGTGTACGAAATTCTTCGGCGTGTTCATTTCCTGAGCCATTTATATTGCGTTTGGGTGCTTGCTTTTGGTCTTGACGATTTCTGCAATGCTACATGTTCAGAGACGCGGGCTTATATAGTAAAAGGCAGAAGGTGGGGTGGTTTTaggaaaaatgtaaaatcatcTGTGGTCAAAGATTTTCATCATCAGCCATGCTTGCTGCGAGCGTCGGGACCCGTACTGCTCATTGTGtgtaaaaatcaaataaatattctcACCCTTGtttaacatttaattttaaaaagttttatcaGTTTGACGTGTATACACagtcttctgttttatatttaaacgtccttacacacacacacagcacatatCAAAAACGTTTACATTAGACTATTTGAGTTAATATATTtattgtagtaaaatatgaatgcTTATGTATATTGTTGATCAAGTTATGCCCCTAGAAGTTAGTagagtactatatatatatatatatatatatatatatatatatatatatatatatatatatatatatatatatatatactgaccgCATAGGTTACATGTGTAAGAGTCTGTTCAAATATATGACATTTtttcaatgtatatattttttcttaaaccCCTTTTTTTAGGGATTTAAACTAAACAAgggtttaatgaatacatttgtaaatgataggtgttgttaattattaaagtaaaaataaaaaagcgtggtttaaatgattattattatagggATCAATACCATACATTTGGGGCAATAGGACCCTGCAGTCACGGGTGAAAACATTTCTGTCTAATCTTTTGAAGGCAGCGGTATATTCAAGTGAGATAGTCACCTGTTTTCCAAACCCTTAAAAACTAGACTATGCAACTCCAAGATTGATGATTTTGCAAAAGTATCTTCCTATCTAATTATTATCGGCTTTCAGCACGCATATTCCTCAGGCTGATGTGTAAAATCAAATGGCTGCTATTCTCATGTTATACCATTAGAGGTCAGTAGCGCTCTATATACTTACCATCTCTTAGGCTAGCAGTCGGTCTAGGAATTCCTTAGTTAGAAAAAACATTAATGTGTAGTTTATGCCCCAGAGAGTTTTCTAATAAAAGACACAGCGATTAAAGTTATACTCTGGCCTCCTGGATCTCGggttattacattatatatatatatatatatatatatatatatatatatatatatatatatatatatatatatatatatatatatatataatgagttaCCATTGttaatatctaaaatataaattataaagggTCATAACATCTGGATGTGCAAACATTAGttttaagcaaaataaaaacaatgaaaaaaccAAAAAATCGAAACAGTAAAACGTATTAATGATTTGCCACAAACCAGCAGAATAGTTTGGGTGTGTGGGATTCTGTTGatgataaaaacacatacattcatTCTCTTATTTGCTATATATGACATTTtttcaatgtatatattttttcttaaaccCCCCCTTTTTTTAGGGATTTAAACTAAACAAGGGtataatgaatacatttgtaaatgataggtgttgttaattattaaagtaaaaataaaaaagcgtgtttttaaataattatattattataggagTTATACAATACATTTTGGGCTTTAGGACCCAGCAGAGCTTAAACGTATGCGCGTTGAGATAGCCAGCTGTTTTTCCAAACCCATAAAAACTAGACTATGCAACTCCAGGAtggatgatattgcaaaagtaacAACGTGTATATTTCAATTGTCAAACCCCTACGTAACCGCAGGGTTGGGACAGGAAAAATGTACAATCAGCAGATCgaacattttaaacacagtcGGCATGTTTTCAGCACATGCTGACCCACCGCCCCTCCAGCCCACGTGTAAAATTGAATGACGCAAATTCTCGCagagtgtgtgttttgtgcgcaTGTGCTGAGTAAAGGAACCGCCCCCATATTTAAGGCACAGAACGCGTTTTTGGAATCATTCAGCTGTTGCAGTTTGAAGAGTGAAGAAGCAATGAGAGGGAGAGAATTCTGGCTGTAGCGTTTTTTGAAAACGGTAagagagagcatgagagagagagagcgagcgagcactttttcagaaattgtactctgaaaaacacttcaagttTTACAGTgtataatgtttgtttaaatggtgaataagatgtttgtttgtttgttttttctttgtttttaataatttctttttaaactttctcttttcattaaatgtctatatatatatatatatatatatatatatatatatatatatatatatatatatatatatatatatatatatatatataatgtatttctgtgaccccctttttaaaatgacaaaacactccatgttttactgtatataatgtttgattacatgcttttaaatggggaataatgtgttttcttttctttttttgtttttgttttttctttgttttgtaataatttattttttaaactttctcttttcattaactgtgtcttatgtatatatataaaaaaaaaaactttaacgttgtctgcacaaagcataagttaacataagcatttataaaaacatgGGTATCCCACTATTCCGATTAcgtaaataacatattaaacatgaATTTTTTGTCCATATCTTATAAACAGATGTGCCATAAGTttatgggtatatatatataatatattatatatatatataaaaaacatatattcaataagcatatctgtcttgtaaccaTCATAAAATCCAtggcccctcattatatattcataatttcataaatacactccccctcattatatattcataaattcataaatacccgccccctcattatatattcataaatacaACCCCCCCCTCATGAATCAAAATTTTGAcagaagctatagtaatattactacttgtatgtaccacaaaaagaacagatttgctgaactggttaattaaccttactataaaaaactgatagatccaagtattttatataaactgcaatactataatatgtggtaactagttgaattaacttcactataagaaactgctagattaagagtttgtttaattgtatcatctctatatgtacctactagacaattgttagatgttgaagtgaaagtggaattgtcatattgtttacattgttgttaatgtgcttgagattttgaaaacaattattaattaaaacttgtaaagattatttttggagtatgattgcttgatttctcctggataaaagagtttgtgcgggaaccaaccactcgaggtccttgtcctcaataaacacacggtggcgtagtgaaaataacataaatttcgctatctgtatataaagacctgctacacttcaatactactgccgctactcggacaccacacacggaatcattgtaaacacaccgccatagcacaggctgccgaccagccataccgccgccgtcacgagagcctcccgttcccttacatcctgcttcctattccgctcccccttgtctttaaaaccagcctttgaaatgagccaggtaaaggggaatcatcctctgattggcgcagggaaagaaacgaaagattctaaaaatgaaagtagcctaattaaaacaataaaacaaaacacatagcagcgacctgctgcaattgttctgccgtgtgtgtagcacggagtgcccagctgacaaaacaaacacgagcttctcggtagttcgccgtgatcgtatagtggttagtactttgcgttgtggccgcaacaaccccg
This genomic stretch from Acipenser ruthenus chromosome 48, fAciRut3.2 maternal haplotype, whole genome shotgun sequence harbors:
- the LOC117407818 gene encoding uncharacterized protein LOC117407818; protein product: MEPHRKKTCKRKHIEITVDDDSDNDVAVTGVQKNKTVSIDPSQTVSNSVVNSVIIPQNTLNSDPSTNSHTPSMSPAPCGSPPTVHPQNLTGFENFDYLDKLLNDLNYNAYILPSFRALIDEIFTDSALINDNATNIDHNNSQSPGFINDAKLTQINFDSLDKLLQEMARENHVTTESVDDRENQIGEGLNSGACQDDSFSIKVPGGGVVHDDQVAGPSGLQAPHRGSDGDRIGGEGVQLRHRPMFNNIELKHPLNFTHLYDLDSYAEVFTVLHETLENMLSEVSRTLRPSDVVQLELRAGSLDIPVYVKMTGDNLSLDDFLSQIEALLQSHSEILADDSLMLIVQVIRCPEGGGVRRGLQTLMKSELIRKKAKHLIICYNRDNQLCFPYSVLSLLFPEFRGAYDTCMAEALKLQQSVGLSEHQTVSFADIDKFEQALDVKIVVWYRCPQKDVFLNHQTDTRAKSKTVFLFLHENHFYGIVNLKGFLGAAYLCNYCYTAYSNRLGHRCEGHCNVCFSPACNTESSVKVKCNDCNRYCRSQICYDEHKILRDKANCEKQASMCDILKLCTRCYSLYKCDPTKPRTHKCLSPYCKICKSALLPHTDHKCFIPVLKPYEPTDKYVFYDFECRQEDGVHIPNYLYCIHMSGESWFWEGEDCVKKFFERYRRPCYAGYTFLAHYAKSYDSYLLMNYLVTNGVNPHIIAQGSKLMCFTDEAFKMRVAKRPAPGAFFMVVPCAMILPM